A single window of Martelella sp. NC20 DNA harbors:
- a CDS encoding NACHT domain-containing protein has protein sequence MAAALRSCGILDLVAEPGQGKSTTLVQLGATLLGSGPLPLLVPLAEVGHSVDDLFAWMAARQAFTGIRSDHLKFLASHGEIAFLLDGWNEVTPAARLALIKTMRALRREFPLLVICITTRPQAAAVPFVARTIHVESLSDEQQEEMTSRHGSVGQDLLDRVRRTSGVRDLARIPFYLEALLQVGDSGALPTSKEGTIALLVKQHEDIPERAEQLRQSMLGQHRRYLSDLAVAMMQARTTVLDDTAARQSLRATNAKLLAEGLVQNAPEPASVLENLVATHVLVSGEGDTYAFQHQQFQEWYAAGHVEARMRDLPKDAGLDSSFARELLNDRLWEEAILFACERLAVDASGSAIVAQAVTLAMSVGPMLAAEMVYRTGDAVWALVSAEVQVFARAWHQAGKVDLAVGFMMKTGRADFADIVWPLLSSSSDQIQAEALRLGDRIRPTVFGDHLKKDYEQLEERVRERLTSGLILGGGMEALETALDLAKRDRSVEVKSEAIEALLFRGAPRQAIEVLDGAEDAVWQRVAERDYFDGLKAPNVLRRLRALQQEDAKANPSAPRRFARYTRRAQITGDAAELEGVLRDKKLDLNAENTMATFHQAASAFPAVVATALQDRILADLSLPFRVQGYLSPQPVSEAAELTSIIDGSAEVDERTGGALFLAGPGIISRMIREFLALKPQIYANGMPTSQQYAPLGAAARQDISYAARGVRQSNRVILDHPEPKRYRGTRRPRHRPRQARHKRAHGRHSGRSAPPAR, from the coding sequence ATGGCCGCAGCACTCCGGTCGTGTGGCATCCTCGACCTTGTGGCCGAACCGGGTCAGGGCAAGTCAACGACATTGGTACAGCTCGGTGCCACACTGTTGGGAAGCGGACCGCTGCCATTGTTGGTCCCTCTCGCCGAAGTCGGCCATAGCGTCGATGACCTCTTTGCGTGGATGGCTGCACGTCAGGCATTTACGGGAATCCGGTCAGATCATCTCAAGTTCCTCGCGTCGCACGGCGAAATAGCGTTCCTGCTAGATGGATGGAACGAGGTAACTCCGGCCGCGCGGCTGGCGCTCATCAAGACCATGCGGGCGCTCAGGCGTGAATTTCCGCTCCTCGTTATCTGCATTACCACCCGCCCGCAGGCCGCTGCGGTGCCATTCGTTGCGCGGACGATCCACGTCGAATCGCTTTCTGACGAACAGCAGGAGGAGATGACATCAAGGCACGGAAGTGTCGGGCAGGACTTGTTGGACCGCGTGCGCAGGACCTCTGGTGTCCGTGACCTCGCCCGGATACCATTTTATCTTGAGGCCCTCCTGCAGGTTGGAGATTCCGGCGCACTCCCCACGTCCAAGGAGGGCACGATTGCGTTGCTAGTGAAACAGCATGAAGACATTCCAGAACGCGCCGAGCAACTCCGACAAAGCATGTTGGGGCAACACCGGCGTTATCTGAGTGACCTGGCTGTTGCCATGATGCAGGCACGGACTACGGTGCTGGATGACACGGCAGCACGACAGTCCCTGAGGGCGACAAACGCCAAGTTGTTGGCCGAAGGACTGGTCCAGAACGCCCCTGAACCAGCCAGCGTCTTGGAGAACCTAGTCGCTACCCATGTGCTGGTAAGTGGCGAAGGCGACACCTACGCCTTTCAGCACCAGCAATTTCAGGAGTGGTACGCCGCCGGTCATGTCGAGGCACGAATGCGTGACCTTCCCAAGGACGCTGGCCTCGATAGCAGCTTCGCCCGGGAGCTTCTCAATGATCGGCTCTGGGAAGAAGCTATTCTCTTTGCGTGCGAGCGTCTTGCGGTGGATGCATCTGGTTCCGCCATCGTCGCCCAGGCGGTAACACTTGCGATGTCAGTCGGACCGATGCTCGCGGCGGAAATGGTATATCGGACAGGAGACGCCGTTTGGGCCTTGGTCTCAGCCGAGGTGCAGGTCTTTGCCCGGGCGTGGCACCAAGCCGGTAAGGTGGATCTGGCCGTCGGTTTCATGATGAAGACCGGTCGTGCTGATTTTGCCGACATTGTTTGGCCGCTCCTATCCAGCTCTAGTGACCAAATCCAAGCCGAAGCTCTCCGCCTCGGTGACCGTATCCGTCCGACTGTTTTCGGGGATCACCTGAAGAAGGACTACGAGCAGTTAGAGGAGCGTGTTCGGGAAAGACTCACGTCAGGGTTGATCCTCGGGGGCGGCATGGAAGCGCTGGAGACAGCACTCGACCTCGCCAAGCGGGACCGCAGCGTCGAGGTCAAGTCCGAAGCAATCGAGGCGTTGCTTTTCCGCGGCGCACCCCGGCAAGCGATAGAAGTGCTGGATGGCGCGGAGGATGCAGTTTGGCAACGCGTCGCCGAACGGGACTATTTCGACGGATTAAAGGCCCCGAACGTCCTGAGGCGATTACGAGCACTGCAGCAGGAGGATGCCAAGGCCAACCCAAGCGCTCCCCGCCGATTTGCGCGCTATACCCGCAGGGCCCAGATCACAGGGGACGCCGCGGAACTCGAAGGAGTCCTGCGCGACAAAAAATTGGACCTCAATGCCGAAAATACAATGGCCACGTTCCATCAGGCTGCAAGCGCGTTTCCTGCAGTCGTTGCAACGGCGCTGCAGGATCGGATTCTGGCCGACCTCTCATTGCCCTTTAGAGTACAGGGTTATCTGTCACCCCAGCCAGTCAGCGAGGCCGCGGAACTCACGAGCATCATCGATGGTAGCGCGGAGGTTGATGAGCGCACCGGCGGCGCACTCTTCCTAGCGGGACCCGGCATCATCTCGCGGATGATACGTGAATTCTTGGCGCTCAAGCCCCAAATCTATGCGAACGGCATGCCGACCTCGCAGCAATATGCCCCCCTTGGCGCTGCTGCGAGACAAGATATCAGCTACGCGGCCCGAGGCGTTCGTCAAAGCAATCGCGTCATTCTCGACCATCCAGAACCCAAACGATATCGAGGCACTCGCCGACCTCGTCACCGTCCACGGCAAGCACGGCACAAACGAGCGCATGGACGACATTCCGGCAGAAGCGCGCCGCCAGCTCGTTGA
- a CDS encoding type II toxin-antitoxin system HipA family toxin has translation MTSRLSQHKEAYVWIWLPGHTEPVVAGRITHDGNRYVFNYGASYLGRDKAIPIYEPELPLRRGLIEPDAGLPMASCLRDGSPDAWGRRVILNRLVGGRPAENDTGDITELTYLLESGSDRIGALDFQQSATEYVPRLKAEASYEELIEAAGRIERGVPLTPALDQALNHGTSIGGARPKALIDRGDRKLIAKFSSSNDLYSVVKAEFIAMRLAAACGLNVAPVTMTSAANKDVLLIERFDRVKGNNGWQRKAMVSALTMFGLDEMMARYASYEDLAEIIRHRFTRPKETLKELFGRLCFNILCGNTDDHARNHAAFWDGKMLTLTPAYDICPQGRTGNEATQAMLISGDNRMSTLKSCIDAAANFLLSEVEAVVIVEGQITTIANEWHRVCEEARLRETDAKLLAGRQFLNAYCVDGLGESRVALAKAFSHARRRIANT, from the coding sequence ATGACTTCTAGGCTTTCGCAGCACAAGGAGGCCTATGTCTGGATCTGGCTGCCTGGGCACACTGAACCGGTTGTTGCCGGTCGCATCACGCATGATGGCAACCGCTATGTCTTCAACTATGGCGCCAGCTATCTGGGCCGAGACAAAGCGATCCCGATATATGAGCCCGAGCTTCCGCTCCGTCGTGGCTTGATCGAGCCCGACGCCGGCTTACCTATGGCAAGCTGCCTGCGGGATGGCTCGCCTGACGCGTGGGGTCGCAGGGTCATTCTCAACCGTCTGGTGGGCGGCAGGCCCGCCGAAAACGACACCGGCGATATCACCGAACTGACCTATCTGCTGGAATCCGGTTCCGATCGGATCGGCGCACTCGATTTTCAGCAATCGGCAACGGAATATGTTCCGCGTCTCAAGGCCGAAGCCTCCTATGAGGAACTCATTGAAGCCGCCGGCCGGATCGAGCGGGGCGTTCCGTTGACGCCGGCGCTGGATCAGGCGCTCAACCATGGCACTTCGATCGGTGGCGCTCGACCGAAGGCACTGATCGATCGTGGTGACCGAAAGCTGATCGCCAAGTTCTCTTCGAGCAACGACCTTTATAGCGTGGTGAAGGCCGAGTTCATTGCGATGCGGCTTGCGGCCGCCTGCGGTCTGAACGTTGCGCCGGTAACAATGACATCTGCGGCGAACAAGGACGTGCTGCTGATCGAGCGCTTCGACCGCGTCAAAGGAAACAATGGCTGGCAGAGAAAAGCCATGGTCTCGGCCCTGACCATGTTCGGCCTCGATGAAATGATGGCCCGCTATGCCTCCTACGAGGACCTCGCCGAAATCATCCGCCACCGTTTCACGCGACCGAAGGAAACGCTGAAGGAACTCTTCGGACGGCTCTGCTTCAACATCCTGTGCGGCAACACCGACGATCATGCCCGCAATCACGCCGCCTTCTGGGATGGTAAGATGCTGACGCTTACACCTGCCTATGACATCTGCCCTCAAGGCCGAACGGGAAATGAAGCAACGCAGGCTATGCTGATCAGCGGAGACAACCGCATGAGCACGCTGAAGAGCTGCATCGATGCGGCTGCCAATTTCCTGTTGAGCGAGGTCGAGGCCGTCGTGATCGTGGAGGGCCAGATCACGACCATCGCAAACGAATGGCATCGCGTTTGTGAAGAGGCGCGACTGAGAGAGACGGACGCGAAGCTGTTGGCCGGACGTCAGTTCCTAAACGCGTACTGCGTTGATGGTCTCGGAGAAAGTCGTGTGGCTCTGGCAAAAGCGTTCAGCCACGCACGAAGGCGGATCGCCAACACCTGA
- a CDS encoding helix-turn-helix transcriptional regulator has product MKRTRSYSRATKQALSLFGKLIRAARVERGLTAVELSERAGITRKTLRRIEYGEPGPEIGTVFEVATLVGIRLFDLDDQTLAMHNARLDEKLALLPKSVRHSPQEVDDDF; this is encoded by the coding sequence ATGAAACGAACGCGCAGCTACTCCCGTGCCACAAAACAGGCCCTGTCCTTGTTCGGCAAGCTGATCAGGGCCGCACGCGTTGAGCGCGGCCTGACCGCTGTCGAGCTCTCCGAGCGTGCCGGCATCACCCGCAAGACGCTGCGCAGGATCGAATATGGGGAACCGGGGCCGGAAATCGGCACGGTCTTCGAGGTCGCCACTCTGGTCGGCATCCGCCTGTTCGATCTGGATGATCAGACACTGGCCATGCATAACGCCCGCCTCGATGAGAAGCTGGCGCTTCTGCCCAAGAGCGTTCGTCATAGCCCACAGGAGGTCGATGATGACTTCTAG
- a CDS encoding RNA 2'-phosphotransferase: MSSDSKFISRVLRHEPELLGLKLRAGGWVLVSDLLRGLKKAGRPLNVEELKQLVADNDKQRFTLSENGQMIRAAQGHSIAVDLGLSLSVPPPVLFHGTARANLDAIFADGIKPGRRQYVHLSQDATTAEKVGQRHGKPVVLSIDAQRMHEDQCSFWVADNGVWLTKWVAPDYLGFQ, encoded by the coding sequence ATGAGCAGCGACAGCAAATTCATCTCCCGCGTGCTCCGGCACGAACCAGAGCTTCTGGGGCTGAAGCTGCGAGCAGGCGGATGGGTACTTGTTTCTGACCTGCTGCGCGGCCTGAAAAAAGCTGGCCGTCCATTGAATGTGGAAGAGCTGAAACAGCTGGTCGCTGACAACGACAAACAGCGTTTCACCCTTTCGGAGAACGGCCAGATGATCAGGGCGGCGCAGGGGCACAGCATCGCGGTGGACCTTGGGCTCTCATTGTCAGTGCCGCCGCCGGTGCTTTTCCATGGAACCGCCCGCGCCAACTTAGACGCCATCTTTGCAGATGGCATCAAGCCGGGCCGCCGCCAATACGTCCACCTGTCTCAGGACGCCACCACTGCCGAGAAGGTGGGCCAGCGTCATGGCAAGCCCGTGGTGTTGAGCATCGATGCGCAGCGCATGCACGAAGATCAGTGTTCCTTTTGGGTCGCCGACAATGGCGTCTGGCTGACGAAATGGGTGGCTCCGGACTATCTGGGGTTTCAATAA
- a CDS encoding metallophosphoesterase, producing the protein MPVLIAADLHLDQWLGEGRDPFAALPTEILGTLDALIIAGDLADKPKTRWPRMLRHLGRHIGPARIHVFPGNHDYYHHVIDGDDRLAELTAQAGAKFVQKAAITVGNTRFLCCTLWTDFALHGAPAAAMAFARTRMNDYRYIRKPPRYGKIQPSDTVLVHGDHRRWLEDQLATPFVGKTVVVTHHCPHPELLSDTPSEFDPIYGSDLRAMITKHNPDAWLFGHTHRQRETVEGDTIVRNVSLGYPSEVEAGQEADLLMRGMIDV; encoded by the coding sequence ATGCCCGTTCTGATCGCCGCCGACCTGCATCTCGACCAATGGCTTGGAGAAGGACGTGACCCCTTCGCCGCGCTGCCTACTGAGATCCTCGGCACATTGGATGCACTCATCATCGCAGGAGATCTGGCGGACAAACCGAAGACGAGATGGCCAAGAATGCTCCGGCATCTCGGGCGTCATATCGGCCCGGCACGTATTCACGTGTTCCCAGGAAACCACGACTACTACCACCACGTCATTGATGGCGATGACCGTCTTGCCGAATTGACAGCTCAGGCTGGCGCCAAATTTGTTCAGAAAGCAGCAATCACGGTCGGCAATACAAGGTTTCTGTGTTGCACGCTCTGGACCGACTTCGCGCTTCATGGGGCGCCTGCTGCGGCCATGGCGTTCGCCAGAACACGGATGAATGATTACCGCTATATCCGTAAACCACCCCGCTACGGCAAAATCCAGCCATCAGACACGGTGCTCGTTCATGGTGATCATCGGCGCTGGCTGGAAGACCAGTTGGCGACGCCGTTTGTTGGCAAGACGGTGGTGGTCACGCATCATTGCCCACACCCGGAGCTGCTGTCAGATACGCCAAGCGAGTTCGATCCGATCTACGGCTCGGATCTTCGAGCAATGATCACGAAGCACAATCCTGACGCGTGGCTATTCGGCCATACGCATCGACAGCGTGAAACCGTTGAAGGCGACACGATTGTCCGCAACGTGTCGCTCGGCTATCCCTCGGAAGTGGAAGCTGGGCAAGAAGCTGACCTCTTGATGCGAGGCATGATCGATGTCTGA
- a CDS encoding 3'-5' exonuclease: MTGKNIETLMALDFEASSLSAESWPIEVGISWIEGNQVQTWSSLIRPASVWERADWSKQSEAVHGISISDLETAPTVEDVAQQLMPKIEGFILVSDAPRLEHHWLSRLLSAAGWAPSAITVEDYDAVSFTHFDGLALDFLYEKLERMRVPHRAGADSARLAWGWLKALQVREQQQSG; encoded by the coding sequence ATGACCGGCAAAAATATCGAAACGCTCATGGCCCTGGATTTCGAAGCTTCGTCTCTCTCGGCAGAGAGCTGGCCGATCGAAGTCGGCATATCATGGATTGAAGGCAACCAGGTTCAGACATGGTCGTCGCTGATACGGCCAGCATCGGTTTGGGAGCGCGCGGATTGGTCGAAGCAAAGCGAGGCTGTGCATGGAATTTCGATATCGGATCTGGAGACCGCCCCGACCGTTGAAGACGTCGCCCAACAGCTGATGCCCAAAATCGAGGGCTTTATCCTTGTTTCAGATGCTCCAAGGCTCGAACACCACTGGCTAAGCCGTCTTCTTAGCGCCGCAGGCTGGGCACCTTCAGCGATCACCGTCGAAGACTACGATGCTGTGAGCTTCACTCATTTCGATGGTCTCGCCCTTGATTTTCTATACGAAAAGCTCGAGCGCATGCGTGTGCCTCATCGGGCCGGCGCCGACAGTGCTCGCCTGGCTTGGGGCTGGCTCAAGGCTTTGCAGGTACGCGAGCAACAGCAATCTGGATAA
- a CDS encoding DEAD/DEAH box helicase — translation MNAFDQLAPPLQKWIRQQGWPSLRPVQTAGINAILGTNDDVIITAATAGGKTEAAFLPLISDVLLEEPAQDHGFDLVYVGPLKALINDQTRRLEDMCREAELAVVPWHGDIGSGVKSRALKAPRGVLLITPESLEALFVRRGSSIATLFGATRAIVLDELHTLLDSERGIQLRSLMTRMEISTGRQIRRVGLSATLGDTGLARHFLRREAPDDVVLCDAAGGGAEFQVQLRGYLTGGKVPEDEVAAKDDRSAEAAIAMHLFEKLRGSNNLVFAGSRGKVELYADRLRLLGEAQGLPQEFYPHHASLSKEHREFVEKRLKDASLPTTAICTSTLELGIDIGSVTCVAQIGAPFTVASLAQRLGRSGRRAGQPSILRQYQIEARLEKGSHLADRFRLGLVRAIAMIELYLQKWYEPPRSSALHLSTLVHQILAVIAERGGASAERLYATLCRKGPFYAVDTTLFLAVLRQIGSPDIALIEQSDNGLLLLGRQGEKLVEHYSFYAVFKTPEEFRLVEQGKDLGTLPVDNILAPGMTIIFSGRRWEIVEIHEREKVILVTRSRAGAPPLFGGDPGEIDNQVVEKMFEVLEGQAVPIYLDKQAAALLAEARGNFALAEAGFHRIIATGEDGHLIATRKGSVVTNTLALALGGFGFETSIYDGFIEVRTKEAELGLEDALALIAESERLSLFYRQAEPQSEKFHPFLSADLLQQDALSCRLDETGAIRLASEILASMQRQFARNR, via the coding sequence ATGAACGCTTTCGACCAGCTTGCACCCCCGCTTCAGAAATGGATACGGCAGCAGGGCTGGCCCTCGCTGCGACCGGTTCAGACGGCAGGCATTAACGCCATTCTCGGCACGAATGACGATGTCATCATCACTGCGGCAACGGCAGGAGGGAAGACTGAAGCCGCTTTTCTGCCGTTGATTTCAGATGTCTTGCTTGAAGAACCCGCTCAGGACCACGGCTTCGACCTGGTCTATGTCGGTCCGCTGAAAGCCTTGATCAATGACCAAACCCGGCGCCTTGAGGATATGTGCAGGGAGGCCGAGCTTGCGGTTGTTCCCTGGCATGGCGATATCGGCTCCGGTGTGAAATCGCGCGCGCTTAAAGCACCCCGTGGGGTTCTGTTGATCACACCGGAATCACTTGAAGCGTTGTTCGTTCGCCGCGGTAGCTCGATCGCGACCTTGTTTGGCGCAACGCGGGCAATCGTGCTGGACGAACTGCACACGCTCCTCGATTCGGAACGCGGCATTCAACTCCGCTCCCTGATGACGCGTATGGAAATCTCCACGGGACGGCAAATCCGACGGGTCGGGCTCTCTGCCACGCTCGGCGACACCGGTCTTGCTCGTCACTTTCTGCGAAGAGAAGCCCCCGATGATGTGGTTCTGTGTGATGCAGCGGGCGGTGGCGCGGAATTTCAGGTGCAGCTGAGAGGCTACCTCACGGGTGGAAAAGTGCCTGAGGATGAGGTTGCGGCGAAAGATGATCGTTCCGCCGAAGCGGCGATCGCCATGCATCTGTTCGAGAAGTTGCGCGGCTCAAACAATCTGGTGTTCGCCGGCTCCAGAGGCAAAGTGGAACTCTATGCCGATCGGTTGCGCCTGCTCGGCGAGGCTCAGGGGCTTCCGCAGGAGTTCTATCCCCACCATGCATCTCTTTCCAAGGAACACCGTGAATTCGTCGAAAAACGCCTGAAGGATGCGAGCCTGCCGACGACGGCGATCTGCACATCCACACTCGAACTGGGCATCGATATCGGTTCGGTGACTTGCGTCGCGCAGATCGGCGCCCCGTTCACGGTTGCATCGCTGGCGCAGCGGCTGGGGCGGTCAGGCCGCCGTGCCGGCCAGCCTTCGATCCTGCGCCAATATCAGATCGAGGCGCGACTTGAGAAGGGCAGTCACCTTGCTGACCGGTTTCGGCTCGGTCTGGTGCGGGCCATCGCCATGATCGAACTCTATCTTCAGAAATGGTATGAGCCCCCGCGCTCGTCAGCGCTTCATCTTTCGACATTGGTTCATCAGATCCTTGCGGTGATCGCCGAACGCGGTGGCGCGAGCGCGGAACGTCTTTACGCCACGCTATGCCGCAAGGGGCCGTTTTATGCTGTCGATACCACCCTGTTCCTCGCCGTGTTGCGACAGATCGGAAGTCCCGATATTGCGCTGATCGAGCAGTCCGACAACGGCCTGCTTCTCCTTGGTCGACAGGGCGAGAAACTGGTTGAGCATTACAGCTTCTACGCCGTGTTCAAGACGCCGGAGGAATTTCGCCTTGTCGAACAGGGCAAGGATCTCGGAACCTTGCCTGTCGACAACATCCTGGCGCCCGGCATGACCATCATCTTTTCGGGACGGCGATGGGAAATTGTCGAGATCCACGAGAGGGAAAAGGTCATCCTCGTAACAAGATCGAGGGCAGGTGCGCCGCCATTGTTCGGAGGCGATCCCGGCGAGATCGATAACCAGGTGGTGGAGAAAATGTTCGAGGTTCTGGAAGGCCAAGCCGTGCCGATCTACCTCGACAAGCAGGCGGCGGCACTTCTTGCCGAAGCACGTGGGAATTTCGCGCTGGCAGAAGCAGGTTTCCACCGCATTATTGCCACGGGGGAGGATGGCCATCTCATTGCGACCCGCAAGGGCAGTGTCGTGACCAACACACTGGCGCTCGCGCTGGGAGGCTTCGGATTTGAAACATCGATCTATGACGGGTTTATCGAGGTTCGCACGAAAGAAGCTGAACTCGGGCTTGAGGATGCGCTTGCGTTGATTGCAGAAAGCGAGAGGCTTTCCTTGTTCTACCGGCAGGCAGAACCACAGTCTGAAAAATTTCACCCGTTTCTGAGCGCAGACCTGTTGCAACAGGATGCGCTTTCCTGCCGGCTGGATGAGACTGGCGCGATCCGCCTTGCATCTGAAATTCTGGCTTCGATGCAGCGGCAGTTCGCACGAAATCGATGA
- a CDS encoding ATP-binding protein produces the protein MAAIKRRERDTIIQALRAGVVPRLGLQHIQVGRAREIEELVRDMERIAEGGSAIRFVIGEYGSGKTFFLNLIRLVALEKGLIVMSADLAPDRRLHATGGQARSLYSEMARNLSSRTKPDGGAMASVVERFVSQLQRDAEKQDKATGELIRERLAHFEEMTNGFEFAEVIRNYWEGHETGDEELKSAALRWLRGEFATRTDARNALGVRTIIDDANVYDHLKLMSAFVCEAGYSGLLVSLDEMVNLFKLTSSQARNANYEQILRILNDVLQGSASHLGFIMGGTPEFLMNTRRGLYSYEALQSRLAENSFARDGLVDLSGPVVRLSSLTPEDLFVLLSKVNLIAHDEGQQLPDAALEAFMRHCSERIGEAYFRTPRNTVTAFVNLVAVLQQNPGTEWSDLIEEIEIANDTGDDMSDIEDGAGVAPQSDDELSSFKLG, from the coding sequence ATGGCTGCCATAAAGCGACGAGAACGCGACACGATCATCCAGGCATTGCGGGCGGGCGTGGTCCCGCGACTGGGGCTGCAACACATTCAGGTCGGGCGCGCCCGCGAAATCGAGGAACTTGTCAGGGATATGGAGCGGATCGCGGAGGGCGGTTCGGCGATCCGTTTCGTCATCGGCGAATATGGCTCCGGCAAAACCTTTTTCCTAAATCTCATCCGCCTCGTTGCCCTCGAAAAGGGGCTGATCGTGATGTCGGCCGATCTGGCGCCTGATCGGCGGCTGCACGCGACCGGTGGTCAGGCACGTAGCCTTTACAGCGAGATGGCGCGGAACCTGTCCTCGCGCACCAAGCCGGATGGTGGTGCAATGGCGAGCGTCGTCGAGCGCTTCGTCAGCCAGTTGCAGCGGGATGCGGAAAAACAGGACAAGGCGACAGGCGAACTGATCCGGGAGCGGCTGGCGCATTTTGAGGAAATGACCAACGGCTTCGAATTCGCCGAAGTGATCCGCAATTACTGGGAGGGACACGAGACCGGTGACGAGGAACTCAAGTCGGCAGCGCTTCGCTGGCTGCGTGGTGAGTTTGCGACACGAACAGACGCCCGAAATGCGCTTGGCGTGCGCACCATCATCGATGATGCCAATGTCTATGATCACCTGAAACTGATGTCCGCATTCGTCTGCGAGGCGGGATATAGCGGCCTGCTGGTTTCTCTCGACGAAATGGTGAACCTGTTCAAACTGACATCCTCTCAGGCGCGCAATGCCAACTACGAGCAGATTTTGCGAATATTGAATGATGTTCTGCAGGGCAGCGCCAGCCATCTCGGCTTCATCATGGGCGGCACGCCGGAATTCCTGATGAACACGCGGCGCGGGCTTTACAGTTACGAGGCGCTGCAATCCCGGCTTGCCGAAAACAGCTTTGCCCGCGATGGCCTGGTCGATCTTTCCGGGCCTGTGGTCCGGCTTTCCAGCCTGACCCCCGAAGATCTCTTCGTGTTGCTGAGCAAGGTCAATCTGATTGCCCATGACGAGGGGCAGCAGTTGCCGGATGCCGCGCTTGAAGCCTTCATGCGCCATTGTTCCGAAAGGATCGGCGAGGCCTATTTCCGGACACCGCGCAACACGGTGACGGCCTTCGTCAATCTTGTCGCAGTGCTGCAGCAGAATCCGGGCACGGAGTGGAGCGACCTGATCGAGGAGATCGAGATCGCCAATGACACCGGCGATGACATGAGCGACATTGAAGATGGTGCAGGTGTGGCGCCCCAATCGGATGACGAACTGAGCAGCTTCAAACTCGGATGA